A part of Bacteroidota bacterium genomic DNA contains:
- a CDS encoding aryl-sulfate sulfotransferase, whose amino-acid sequence MSITNTYMFHHQGGYAMQPVGKFFLTKVLIFITLAWLPGYVAAQAFDGYTLYGTFGSNTTRLVNMNNTIVKSWTHTRSGGYSAYLLQDGSVLRTAVSSSSSLNGGGAQGVVQRVSWSGSLLWEYTYSTTTYRAHHDIEPMPNGNVLIIAWEVKTGAQAVAAGMNHSATIWPDHIIEVQPVGSTGGNIVWRWHAWDHLIQDFDPTKANYGVVADHPELLDINYRSTSGDWMHVNGISYNPELDQIVFSSHELDEIYVIDHSTTIAEAAGHTGGRWGKGGDFLYRWGNPAAYRAPGATVFNVVHCAAWVPDTLPGGGHLMAFNNRNGTGASMIVELVPPVDTAGNYIWTPGAAFGPSSPVWSYSASGFYSNHLGGVQRLPNGNTLIAQSTSGRVFETTSAGTVVWNYQPGGQIVRALRYAPNYPGILITDVDEKGNTPPLQFELSQNYPNPFNPATTITFSVPRETFVLLEVFNMIGERVATLVSDRKPAGMHSAVFDASEHSSGIYFYRMSTEHFVSARKLVVLK is encoded by the coding sequence ATGAGTATTACCAACACGTACATGTTTCATCACCAAGGAGGATACGCAATGCAGCCGGTCGGGAAGTTCTTTCTGACGAAAGTTCTCATCTTCATAACGCTTGCCTGGCTGCCCGGTTACGTGGCAGCACAGGCATTCGACGGTTATACGTTGTACGGCACGTTCGGCAGCAATACGACGCGTCTCGTCAACATGAACAACACGATTGTCAAGAGCTGGACTCATACGCGAAGCGGGGGATATTCGGCGTATCTGTTGCAGGATGGTTCAGTTCTTCGAACAGCAGTTTCATCAAGCTCGTCGCTCAACGGCGGCGGCGCACAGGGTGTTGTGCAACGCGTTTCATGGAGCGGCTCGTTGCTTTGGGAGTACACGTACAGCACAACAACGTATCGCGCCCATCATGACATCGAGCCGATGCCCAATGGAAATGTCCTTATCATTGCGTGGGAAGTAAAGACCGGGGCTCAGGCCGTCGCTGCCGGAATGAACCATAGCGCGACGATCTGGCCCGACCATATTATCGAGGTACAGCCCGTTGGGAGTACCGGCGGAAACATTGTCTGGCGATGGCACGCATGGGATCATCTCATTCAAGATTTCGATCCGACAAAAGCCAACTACGGAGTCGTTGCCGACCATCCCGAACTGCTCGATATCAACTATCGCAGCACAAGCGGCGATTGGATGCACGTCAACGGCATCAGCTACAATCCTGAACTCGACCAAATCGTCTTCTCGTCCCACGAATTGGATGAGATCTATGTAATCGATCATAGCACGACGATTGCCGAAGCAGCCGGACATACAGGAGGGCGATGGGGGAAGGGGGGAGATTTTCTGTACCGTTGGGGAAATCCGGCAGCATACAGGGCTCCCGGCGCGACGGTGTTCAATGTCGTACACTGTGCTGCGTGGGTCCCCGACACTCTTCCCGGCGGCGGGCATCTGATGGCGTTCAACAATCGCAATGGAACGGGTGCTTCAATGATTGTCGAACTCGTACCGCCGGTGGATACCGCCGGCAACTATATCTGGACGCCGGGCGCGGCGTTCGGACCTTCGTCGCCCGTGTGGAGTTATTCCGCTTCGGGCTTCTACTCGAATCATCTCGGAGGCGTGCAACGTCTGCCGAACGGTAACACGCTCATTGCGCAATCGACAAGCGGACGGGTTTTCGAAACTACATCTGCCGGGACTGTGGTTTGGAACTATCAACCGGGCGGTCAGATCGTCCGCGCGTTGCGGTATGCTCCGAATTATCCGGGGATATTGATTACGGATGTTGATGAGAAAGGGAATACTCCACCGCTGCAGTTTGAGTTGTCGCAGAACTATCCCAATCCGTTCAACCCTGCAACAACAATCACGTTTTCCGTTCCGCGAGAGACGTTCGTATTATTGGAAGTGTTTAACATGATCGGTGAGCGTGTAGCAACGTTGGTGAGTGATCGGAAACCCGCAGGGATGCATTCGGCGGTGTTTGACGCGTCAGAACATTCGAGCGGCATCTATTTCTACAGAATGTCTACTGAACATTTTGTAAGCGCCCGCAAACTTGTAGTGCTGAAATGA
- a CDS encoding HAMP domain-containing protein: MMVRTIRTKIIWTFALLVTLSLAAGFWSVYNFYALGTTVATILRENYLSVLAAESMVKSLEGQDNALLVASQGEDATVSGTFAENKEMFFYWYEQALRRMPEGQLGSLRDSLHNARNAYISVTDSMRGMIMQGAFTQAKNYYYESVRPVSEELRSLCFQLFEYNQTGMYNLESKTHSIANQSAYGMMIASIVTLALGIAGTIWLTTVLVKPAEALTQRVREIGAGHLDLKIDVLSDDEIGSLSREFNKMTERLRRYEQMNIDKIISEKRKSEAIVDSISDGIIVTDADMKIIHINNVVAELFGYLDIDAIGKPVGSVIRDERIMSLIRSASQSVRDDGELDGEGSGAQVNYLQFERFEKHLYFRPKVSNIFDNEGHLYGTLTVLQDVTQFKELDRMKSDFIATLSHEFRTPLTSINMSVDLLNQELLGPLNDRQKDLILSTKEDSQRLTKLARELLQLSKLESGRLQFKNEELNVRSLVESTIKPLHIQFQEKNVRLVAEIPAELRSLVADEQQLSWVITNLVTNALKYTNPGGSVTVRVREEQRGMLFEVQDTGVGIASEHIDTIFDKFVQVKSASASTPGSVGLGLAIAKEIVEAYSGKIWVRSEAGKGSMFSFLLPLDHTHSTTHHG; the protein is encoded by the coding sequence ATGATGGTGAGAACCATTCGGACGAAGATTATCTGGACGTTTGCGTTGCTGGTAACGCTGAGTCTTGCCGCGGGTTTCTGGTCCGTGTACAACTTCTACGCACTCGGAACCACCGTGGCGACTATCCTGAGGGAGAATTACCTCAGCGTTCTTGCCGCGGAGAGTATGGTGAAATCACTTGAGGGGCAGGATAACGCGTTGCTTGTCGCAAGTCAGGGCGAGGATGCAACCGTCAGCGGAACCTTCGCCGAAAACAAGGAGATGTTCTTCTACTGGTACGAGCAGGCGCTCAGGAGGATGCCGGAAGGCCAGCTCGGGTCGCTTCGCGACTCGTTGCATAATGCCCGCAACGCGTACATCTCCGTTACCGACTCGATGCGCGGCATGATTATGCAAGGCGCGTTCACGCAGGCGAAGAACTATTATTACGAAAGCGTCCGCCCGGTTTCCGAAGAGTTGCGTTCATTGTGTTTCCAGTTGTTCGAATACAATCAGACAGGGATGTACAATCTTGAAAGCAAGACGCATTCCATCGCAAACCAGTCGGCGTACGGGATGATGATTGCCTCGATTGTCACGCTTGCGTTGGGAATTGCCGGAACAATCTGGCTTACGACCGTGCTGGTGAAACCGGCGGAAGCCCTCACGCAGCGCGTCAGGGAAATCGGGGCCGGGCATCTTGATCTGAAGATCGACGTTCTGTCAGACGATGAAATCGGTTCGTTGAGCCGTGAATTCAACAAGATGACGGAACGCCTGCGCCGGTACGAGCAGATGAATATCGACAAGATCATTTCAGAGAAACGGAAGTCGGAAGCAATTGTTGACAGCATTTCTGACGGGATTATCGTTACCGATGCAGATATGAAAATCATACACATCAACAATGTTGTGGCGGAGTTGTTCGGATATCTTGATATCGATGCAATCGGCAAGCCCGTGGGCTCGGTGATTCGCGATGAACGCATCATGTCACTGATACGCTCGGCGTCGCAATCCGTGAGGGACGACGGGGAATTGGATGGTGAAGGCAGTGGCGCTCAGGTCAACTATTTGCAGTTCGAGCGCTTTGAGAAACATCTCTACTTCCGTCCCAAAGTGTCGAACATATTCGATAACGAGGGACATTTGTACGGCACGCTGACGGTTCTGCAGGATGTGACACAATTCAAGGAACTGGATCGCATGAAATCGGATTTCATTGCAACACTGTCGCATGAGTTCCGCACACCGCTGACCTCGATCAATATGAGTGTCGATCTGCTGAATCAGGAACTGCTCGGTCCGTTGAACGATCGTCAGAAGGACCTGATTCTTTCCACGAAAGAAGACAGCCAGCGACTGACAAAACTCGCGCGGGAATTGCTGCAACTGTCGAAACTCGAGTCCGGCAGACTCCAATTCAAGAACGAAGAGCTCAATGTCCGGTCATTGGTAGAATCAACCATCAAACCGCTGCATATTCAATTTCAGGAGAAGAATGTCCGGCTGGTGGCCGAAATTCCTGCGGAGCTGCGTTCGCTTGTTGCCGATGAACAGCAACTGTCGTGGGTGATTACGAACCTTGTCACCAATGCTCTCAAGTACACCAATCCGGGCGGCAGCGTTACTGTACGCGTGCGTGAAGAGCAACGCGGGATGTTGTTCGAAGTACAGGATACAGGCGTCGGAATCGCGAGCGAACACATCGACACGATTTTTGACAAGTTTGTGCAGGTGAAAAGCGCCTCAGCTTCAACGCCCGGAAGCGTGGGATTGGGACTGGCAATTGCAAAGGAGATTGTCGAAGCGTACAGCGGCAAGATTTGGGTACGCAGCGAAGCCGGGAAAGGGAGCATGTTTTCATTCCTGCTTCCGCTTGATCACACTCACTCCACAACACATCACGGCTGA
- a CDS encoding sigma-54-dependent Fis family transcriptional regulator: MPAKPSVLLVDDEQNILKTVAIGLEAVGFDVNAFSEPLKALDTIREQPFDIAFFDLKMSPIDGMELLREMRRLQPAATVVLMTAHGSIDSAVEAIKLGAYDYLQKPFEFSELKLFARKVLDHHSLRREVMELKEELSRAKSSGEIVTRSERMRSMLDLGLQVASGNIAVLIEGESGTGKELLAHFIHENSPRREKPFVVVNCAALAEQLLESELFGHVKGAFTGATKDREGRFEAADGGTVFLDEIGEVPLQTQVKLLRFLQSKEFERVGETESLKVDVRVIAATNKNIEEAVKSGTFREDLFYRLNAVTLKLPPLRERMEDIPLLVTNFLRKSGSSSEISKDAFLALKSYSWKGNVRELENVIERAVLLAREGDIRLEHLPDQFRELGVSSSALMSLEEVERLHIMKVLRIAHDLEEAASILNIDPATLWRKRKKFQL; the protein is encoded by the coding sequence ATGCCAGCGAAACCTTCCGTCCTTCTTGTTGATGATGAACAGAACATTCTCAAAACTGTAGCGATCGGGCTTGAAGCAGTAGGCTTCGACGTAAACGCTTTTTCAGAACCGCTGAAGGCCCTTGATACGATCCGGGAACAGCCGTTCGATATTGCATTCTTCGATCTCAAGATGTCTCCGATAGATGGCATGGAATTGTTGCGTGAGATGAGAAGACTTCAACCCGCCGCAACCGTTGTGTTGATGACTGCGCACGGGAGCATTGACTCGGCCGTGGAAGCGATCAAACTCGGGGCGTACGACTACCTGCAAAAGCCGTTCGAGTTTTCGGAACTGAAGTTGTTTGCCCGGAAGGTTCTCGATCATCACAGTCTGCGGCGCGAGGTCATGGAATTAAAGGAAGAACTGAGCCGTGCAAAATCGTCCGGAGAGATTGTTACGCGCAGCGAGAGAATGCGCTCGATGCTCGATCTTGGTTTGCAGGTTGCGTCGGGCAATATCGCCGTATTGATTGAAGGGGAAAGTGGAACAGGGAAGGAACTTCTCGCACACTTTATCCATGAGAACAGCCCGCGCCGTGAAAAACCTTTCGTCGTCGTGAATTGTGCCGCACTTGCCGAACAGCTGTTGGAAAGCGAGTTGTTCGGACATGTGAAAGGAGCATTCACAGGTGCAACAAAGGATCGGGAGGGAAGATTTGAGGCCGCCGATGGAGGAACGGTATTCCTTGATGAAATCGGTGAGGTTCCGTTGCAAACGCAAGTGAAGCTGCTCCGTTTTCTGCAAAGTAAGGAATTCGAACGCGTCGGTGAAACCGAAAGCCTCAAGGTCGATGTCCGTGTCATTGCGGCCACCAACAAGAATATCGAGGAAGCAGTGAAGTCTGGAACGTTTCGTGAGGATCTGTTTTACAGATTGAATGCCGTTACGCTCAAACTTCCTCCGTTGCGCGAACGGATGGAGGATATTCCGCTGCTGGTTACGAATTTTCTGAGAAAATCGGGAAGCAGTAGTGAAATTTCGAAGGACGCGTTTCTCGCCCTTAAATCGTATTCATGGAAAGGCAATGTTCGCGAGTTGGAGAATGTTATCGAGCGGGCAGTGTTGCTTGCGCGTGAGGGCGACATCCGTCTTGAACACCTTCCCGATCAATTTCGTGAATTGGGGGTATCGTCGTCGGCACTGATGTCGCTGGAGGAAGTGGAACGCCTGCACATTATGAAAGTTCTGCGCATTGCGCACGACCTTGAAGAAGCCGCTTCCATATTGAATATCGATCCCGCAACACTCTGGCGAAAAAGAAAGAAATTCCAGTTGTGA
- a CDS encoding STAS domain-containing protein: protein MSVKTTTLQSGKIGVIEVKGSLVGGEETDELRSAVADFVEQGNKKLIIDLSKVTYLNSTAIGVLVQAHTTYSRNNGVVKLCGINNNINNIFVITKLTMVFDVAETRDDAVKALS, encoded by the coding sequence ATGTCAGTCAAAACAACAACGCTTCAAAGCGGCAAAATCGGCGTTATCGAAGTGAAAGGCTCACTCGTCGGCGGCGAAGAGACAGACGAGTTGAGGAGTGCGGTGGCGGATTTTGTGGAGCAGGGCAATAAAAAGCTCATCATTGATCTGAGCAAAGTGACGTACCTGAATAGTACGGCCATCGGCGTGCTTGTTCAGGCTCATACCACCTATTCCCGCAACAATGGGGTCGTTAAACTCTGCGGCATCAACAACAATATCAACAACATCTTTGTGATTACGAAGTTGACGATGGTATTTGATGTTGCGGAAACCCGCGACGACGCAGTCAAAGCGCTGTCGTAA
- a CDS encoding MotA/TolQ/ExbB proton channel family protein — MKQSVFLTVVIVVTLVVAFGIYLFVLGNPENFKDGATRQQPLNLLGTVYTGGYVVPILITLTLMNVTIIFERTFSLRKAQGKGSLPAFLKKVQAALMGGKIDDAIKECDAQRGSAANIIRSGLERYKEVLVDNTMDGEKKMAETKRAIEEASALETPLLERNLIALSTIASTATMFGLLGTTIGMIRAFQALAQAGAPDAIQLSIGISEALINTALGLFAAIIGIIFYNFFVTRVDNFMYMVDEASYNVAEILGAKTK; from the coding sequence ATGAAACAATCTGTGTTTCTCACTGTCGTGATAGTTGTAACGCTTGTCGTAGCGTTTGGCATCTATCTGTTTGTGCTCGGCAACCCTGAGAACTTCAAGGATGGTGCAACACGGCAGCAACCCCTGAACCTGCTCGGAACAGTGTATACAGGCGGCTATGTCGTGCCGATTCTGATTACACTGACGCTGATGAATGTGACGATTATTTTTGAACGAACGTTTTCTCTTCGCAAGGCCCAGGGCAAAGGTTCGCTTCCCGCATTTCTCAAGAAGGTCCAGGCGGCGTTGATGGGGGGAAAAATTGACGATGCCATCAAGGAATGCGACGCCCAGCGAGGGTCGGCGGCCAACATCATACGATCGGGTCTCGAACGATACAAGGAAGTTCTCGTCGACAACACGATGGATGGCGAGAAGAAGATGGCGGAGACAAAGCGGGCCATCGAAGAAGCCTCGGCTCTCGAAACTCCTCTTCTTGAGCGAAACCTGATTGCGCTTTCCACGATTGCATCGACAGCGACGATGTTCGGGCTTCTTGGAACAACGATCGGTATGATCCGTGCATTTCAGGCTCTTGCCCAGGCAGGCGCTCCCGATGCTATCCAGCTCTCGATCGGTATTTCCGAGGCGCTGATTAATACGGCCCTCGGACTTTTTGCGGCTATCATCGGTATCATTTTCTACAACTTCTTCGTAACGCGTGTGGACAACTTCATGTACATGGTGGATGAAGCAAGCTACAATGTTGCTGAAATCCTGGGCGCGAAAACCAAGTGA
- a CDS encoding biopolymer transporter ExbD: MAKIKPKRHGILLDMTPLVDIGFLLLTFFMLTTQFKPAEEVSIDLPASNSVFKLPESDVLTLSLSKDGDIFMDVDSQRLRGRLFGKENELRAGVKIPREKLGDYLIQARTMNPKLRTVIKGDKNAEFGIAQDVMDILQKTKITRFNLVTNLEAN; encoded by the coding sequence ATGGCGAAGATAAAACCGAAACGTCACGGCATTCTGCTTGACATGACGCCACTTGTTGACATCGGGTTTCTCTTGTTGACGTTCTTTATGTTGACAACCCAGTTCAAGCCGGCGGAAGAAGTGTCGATTGACTTGCCTGCGTCGAACTCGGTGTTCAAGTTGCCGGAATCGGATGTGCTGACACTCAGCCTCTCGAAGGACGGGGATATCTTCATGGATGTCGATTCGCAACGCTTGCGCGGTCGTTTGTTCGGCAAGGAGAATGAGCTGCGAGCGGGTGTTAAGATTCCGCGCGAGAAGCTTGGAGACTACTTGATTCAAGCACGAACCATGAATCCCAAGTTGCGCACGGTGATCAAAGGAGACAAGAATGCCGAGTTTGGCATCGCGCAGGACGTGATGGACATTCTGCAAAAAACGAAAATTACGAGATTCAATCTCGTTACAAATCTTGAAGCGAATTAG
- a CDS encoding biopolymer transporter ExbD — protein MAGLGGDAPQPRSHGKKKRKKSKRIGIRIDMTPLVDIAFLLLTFFMLTTTMARPQTMEINLPPDENVKVEIAESNLLTLRLNEKGEVFWNIGMDAPQKMEFSKLRADIRQRVQANPKLVTLVKIDTKAKYEVMVDVMDELNQAEMQRFSIARMTEQDLKLISEVK, from the coding sequence ATGGCAGGTCTTGGTGGGGATGCCCCACAACCGAGAAGTCATGGAAAGAAGAAACGCAAAAAGTCCAAGCGCATCGGCATCCGAATCGATATGACGCCGCTCGTTGACATCGCGTTTCTGTTGCTGACGTTTTTCATGCTCACGACGACGATGGCGCGTCCGCAAACGATGGAAATCAATCTTCCGCCTGATGAAAACGTCAAAGTGGAAATCGCCGAGTCCAATCTCCTGACTCTTCGGCTGAACGAAAAGGGCGAAGTGTTCTGGAATATCGGCATGGACGCCCCGCAGAAAATGGAGTTTTCGAAGCTGCGGGCCGATATCCGCCAACGCGTCCAGGCGAACCCAAAATTGGTTACACTTGTTAAGATAGATACGAAGGCGAAGTATGAAGTGATGGTGGATGTAATGGACGAACTCAATCAGGCGGAAATGCAGCGGTTCAGTATTGCCCGAATGACGGAGCAGGATCTGAAACTTATTTCCGAAGTTAAATAA
- a CDS encoding energy transducer TonB, translating into MAKLSMAGAGSTGTVSAGSKYGAIELKAVYQKYWFRGFLIAVAIHAVGFGSYYLAQVLGEEEPPPINVRILKYSDLGPPPSLTNTNVPPPVSVSAPVAKPTVGAPVPVPDAEASPEQTIATQTEMSQVAAPIGEGFGDGAGGVQIEQDIRIEDDGPPADFVAVEKEPVVVRKVEPKYPELAMRAGLEGRVWVKIWVDREGKPKQVVVLKSDAEIFNDAAVEAAKQFLFTPAYMNNGPVSVWVSVPFRFKLADRK; encoded by the coding sequence ATGGCAAAGCTGTCCATGGCCGGAGCAGGTTCCACCGGTACGGTTAGCGCAGGATCAAAGTATGGCGCTATTGAGTTGAAGGCGGTATACCAGAAGTACTGGTTTCGCGGTTTCCTGATCGCTGTCGCAATCCACGCAGTAGGGTTCGGCTCATACTATCTTGCCCAAGTATTGGGCGAGGAAGAACCACCGCCAATCAATGTTCGTATTTTGAAGTACAGTGACCTTGGCCCGCCGCCGTCGCTGACGAACACCAACGTACCGCCTCCGGTTTCCGTGAGCGCACCGGTGGCAAAACCGACTGTTGGTGCTCCTGTCCCGGTTCCTGATGCCGAAGCAAGTCCGGAACAAACAATTGCCACTCAAACCGAAATGAGTCAGGTTGCAGCCCCTATTGGTGAAGGATTTGGTGACGGCGCTGGCGGAGTCCAGATTGAACAGGATATCAGGATTGAAGACGACGGTCCGCCCGCGGATTTTGTCGCTGTCGAGAAAGAACCAGTCGTCGTGCGCAAAGTCGAGCCGAAGTATCCCGAACTTGCAATGCGTGCAGGCCTTGAAGGAAGAGTATGGGTGAAGATCTGGGTGGACAGGGAAGGCAAGCCGAAGCAGGTTGTTGTTCTGAAAAGCGATGCCGAGATCTTTAACGACGCGGCAGTTGAAGCGGCAAAGCAATTTCTGTTTACGCCGGCATACATGAACAACGGCCCGGTGTCCGTGTGGGTGTCCGTGCCCTTCAGGTTCAAGCTGGCGGATCGGAAGTAA
- a CDS encoding substrate-binding domain-containing protein — protein MKSKIRIMLLTVVALLAGCDQRKPLVTTSGTVTVEVDESVSNVVKIIASGFEQSYPDAKIDIRVVEGREAITNFINDSVKVIVSARAFNDEELDVLKRYPDIEWKSYRCAIDAIAVIGHSSNAQKELRLTELDSIFQGSLARWKWNGRLIDVAVGDVNSSVNEVFRKKIMNDNPFTLSAARILSSDSLVAYVENNPNAIGIVGLNWLRGREDRLTVFALGQPGSRPDTTEPVGRFYTPHQAHIHRNYYPITRPVYLYSRAYGYTVATGFIAHITSIHGQQRFLSEGLVPVTMPVRLVETTSKQVQ, from the coding sequence ATGAAGAGTAAGATCAGGATTATGCTGCTGACAGTTGTCGCGCTTCTTGCCGGTTGCGATCAGCGAAAGCCGCTGGTAACAACGTCGGGAACGGTTACTGTCGAAGTCGATGAGTCGGTAAGCAATGTCGTGAAGATTATCGCTTCCGGTTTCGAACAATCCTATCCCGACGCAAAAATTGACATCAGGGTCGTCGAAGGCAGGGAGGCAATCACTAACTTCATTAACGATAGCGTAAAGGTGATCGTCAGCGCCCGGGCGTTCAATGATGAGGAACTTGATGTTCTGAAGCGGTACCCCGATATCGAATGGAAGAGTTATCGATGCGCCATTGATGCGATCGCCGTTATAGGGCACAGCAGCAACGCACAAAAGGAACTCCGTCTGACGGAACTTGACAGCATCTTTCAGGGATCGCTCGCCCGCTGGAAGTGGAACGGCAGACTCATTGATGTTGCCGTCGGCGACGTCAATTCCAGCGTCAATGAGGTGTTCCGGAAGAAAATCATGAACGACAACCCCTTCACGCTCAGTGCTGCACGAATCCTATCCAGCGACAGTCTTGTGGCCTATGTTGAGAACAATCCGAATGCCATCGGCATCGTCGGACTGAACTGGTTGCGAGGAAGGGAAGATCGCCTAACGGTGTTTGCCCTTGGTCAGCCCGGAAGCCGCCCGGATACGACGGAACCCGTTGGGCGTTTTTATACACCGCATCAGGCACACATTCACAGAAACTACTATCCGATAACCCGACCTGTGTACCTTTATAGCAGGGCATACGGATATACGGTTGCGACGGGGTTCATTGCCCACATCACCTCTATTCACGGACAGCAAAGATTCTTGAGTGAAGGTCTTGTTCCCGTGACAATGCCCGTTCGCTTAGTCGAAACAACATCAAAACAGGTACAATAG
- a CDS encoding tetratricopeptide repeat protein, with product MKLAKLLITILLIAEAGHTQDFFGRGRAALVARDTAAAIAAFQEGIKAGQKSSDCNYYLGAIALRREQIDDAINYLRTAVRINDDNVEALIALGDAYVIKKDNANAVAQYKRATKVAPKDCRVPAAYGAALVELGQIDGPDGAIVLLTRAKECDDKNPNIYISLGDAYNKQGVRPLANMNYEKALELSPNDIETQMKVARTYAANRQYTEAVQAFLSAVKIDSMNFDAYFEAGKILYRAKLFPRAVPFMDRAVKLRPDHVEAASIYAQSLANSERWADAAKAGETAVKLDPENVDNWRAYAYALVETRDYKGAMSAFETIERRKAILPEDYSKLGTALFGAGKEDEAMEVLLKARDADSTNCEPYFNLGFLYMKKQNYEEAARMFEKRIECDPRSLVSYVNAGSSYMQPPKNLPRARELFLKAIELRSDFLQAHLWLARYYLEVDSTDKMKQTYDEVIRLANENPDRFKREAGEAYTQLGSYYFSRKDYNSALNSFRRGITYNETGGLNLVIGQCLILTRGDDPDENRKRTEEAAAKFRRCNQLEPNNAEGHYWLGLALTYLRVEGRTEENRKLVQEACTAYAKALRINPRHDEAKKAMERISCK from the coding sequence ATGAAACTCGCAAAACTTCTCATAACAATTCTCCTTATCGCTGAAGCCGGTCACACCCAGGATTTTTTTGGCAGAGGGCGGGCTGCTCTTGTTGCCCGTGATACAGCGGCGGCGATTGCAGCGTTTCAGGAAGGAATCAAGGCGGGACAGAAATCAAGTGACTGCAACTATTATCTCGGCGCGATAGCTCTCCGGCGGGAGCAGATTGACGACGCCATCAACTATCTGAGAACGGCCGTTCGCATCAACGACGACAATGTCGAGGCCTTGATTGCCCTTGGCGATGCCTATGTGATTAAGAAGGATAATGCAAACGCCGTTGCGCAATACAAACGCGCAACAAAAGTTGCTCCGAAGGACTGCCGTGTGCCGGCAGCATACGGTGCCGCTCTTGTAGAGCTTGGACAAATTGACGGACCGGATGGAGCAATTGTTCTCTTGACGCGGGCAAAAGAATGCGATGACAAGAACCCGAATATTTATATCTCGTTAGGGGATGCGTACAACAAACAGGGTGTGCGCCCGCTTGCGAATATGAACTACGAGAAGGCGCTTGAACTTTCGCCGAACGATATTGAAACGCAGATGAAAGTTGCCCGCACGTATGCAGCAAACCGGCAATACACCGAGGCTGTGCAAGCTTTTCTTTCGGCAGTAAAGATTGATTCGATGAATTTTGATGCGTACTTCGAGGCAGGCAAAATTCTCTACAGGGCGAAATTATTTCCGCGTGCCGTACCTTTTATGGATCGTGCCGTGAAATTGCGTCCCGATCATGTGGAAGCAGCGTCGATTTATGCCCAGTCCCTCGCCAACTCGGAGCGTTGGGCGGATGCGGCAAAAGCGGGCGAAACAGCAGTAAAACTCGACCCCGAAAATGTCGATAACTGGCGGGCGTATGCATACGCGCTGGTCGAGACACGCGACTACAAAGGGGCCATGAGCGCCTTTGAAACGATTGAACGTCGCAAGGCGATATTGCCGGAGGATTATTCCAAACTTGGTACAGCGCTGTTTGGTGCCGGGAAGGAAGACGAGGCAATGGAGGTTCTGCTGAAAGCACGGGATGCGGATTCAACGAACTGCGAGCCGTACTTCAACCTCGGCTTCCTTTACATGAAAAAGCAGAACTACGAAGAAGCTGCACGGATGTTCGAGAAAAGAATAGAATGCGATCCCCGTTCACTCGTTTCGTATGTGAATGCGGGCTCAAGCTATATGCAGCCGCCCAAGAATCTGCCCCGGGCGCGGGAGCTATTCCTCAAAGCCATTGAACTACGGTCGGATTTTCTGCAGGCGCATCTCTGGCTTGCCCGCTACTATCTTGAGGTGGATTCCACCGACAAGATGAAGCAGACGTATGACGAAGTAATCCGGCTTGCAAACGAAAACCCGGACAGATTCAAAAGGGAAGCAGGTGAAGCGTATACACAACTCGGCTCGTATTACTTCAGCCGTAAAGACTACAACTCGGCACTCAACAGCTTCCGCAGGGGCATCACCTATAATGAAACAGGTGGCTTGAACCTTGTTATCGGGCAGTGTCTCATTCTCACACGCGGCGATGATCCGGATGAGAATCGAAAGAGGACGGAGGAGGCCGCTGCAAAGTTCCGTCGATGCAATCAATTGGAGCCGAACAACGCGGAAGGTCACTATTGGCTTGGCCTTGCGTTGACCTACTTGAGGGTAGAGGGAAGAACCGAAGAGAACAGAAAGCTTGTGCAGGAGGCGTGTACGGCATATGCAAAGGCTCTCCGCATCAATCCTCGCCACGATGAGGCCAAGAAGGCTATGGAGAGGATCAGTTGCAAGTAA